Proteins found in one Bacillota bacterium genomic segment:
- the lonB gene encoding ATP-dependent protease LonB, with amino-acid sequence MSAVAAVQLFFAVVIGLYFWNLLRTQQGARVAIQRESRREIERLQQMRQIRLNEPLSERTRPTRFEEIVGQEEGLRALRAALCGRNPQHVLIYGPPGVGKTAAARLVLEEAKANPLSPFGPEARFVEVDGATSRWDERGIADPLIGSVHDPIYQGAGAMGMAGIPQPKPGAVTRAHGGILFIDEIGELHPIQLNKLLKVLEDRKVILESAYYNAEDPNIPSHIRDIFENGLPADFRLVGATTRLPEEIPQAIRSRCVEVFFRPLTREEVATIARNAAARLGMPLAEGGEELVARYASNGRDAVNLVQVAAGLVESERRGRIERRDLEWVVRTGQYTPRLEPTVAPEPQVGVVNGLAVVGPNVGALLEIEASARPAPLGAGGLQVTGIIDEEEMVSLGGRRVRRRSMVWAAAENAVTALRRLLGEEVDRHRIHVNFPGGVPVDGPSAGAAIAVAVYSALMGLPVDNRVAITGEVTARGTIRPVGGVPAKVLAAVRAGARHILVPRDNLPEVEGVEHRELAGARVQGVERLEEALAAAVRGEPRLLRAGVGGPGALPGGGLGAGPGGVGGSAAGS; translated from the coding sequence ATGAGCGCCGTGGCGGCGGTACAGCTCTTCTTCGCGGTGGTGATCGGCCTCTACTTCTGGAACCTGCTGCGCACCCAGCAGGGAGCGCGGGTGGCCATCCAGCGCGAGTCGCGCCGGGAGATCGAGCGCCTTCAGCAGATGCGCCAGATCCGGCTGAACGAGCCGCTCTCGGAGAGGACGCGGCCCACCCGCTTCGAAGAGATCGTCGGCCAGGAGGAGGGGTTGCGGGCGCTCCGCGCCGCGCTCTGCGGCCGCAACCCGCAGCACGTCCTGATCTACGGCCCGCCCGGCGTGGGCAAGACGGCTGCCGCCCGGCTGGTGCTGGAGGAGGCGAAGGCCAACCCGCTCTCGCCCTTCGGCCCCGAGGCCCGCTTCGTCGAGGTGGACGGGGCCACCTCGCGCTGGGACGAGCGGGGCATCGCCGACCCGCTCATCGGCAGCGTCCACGACCCCATCTACCAGGGGGCGGGCGCCATGGGCATGGCGGGCATCCCCCAGCCCAAACCGGGGGCGGTCACCCGCGCCCACGGCGGCATCCTCTTCATCGACGAGATCGGCGAGCTCCACCCCATCCAGCTGAACAAACTGCTCAAGGTGCTGGAGGACCGGAAGGTGATCCTGGAGAGCGCCTACTACAACGCCGAGGATCCCAACATCCCCAGCCACATCCGCGACATCTTCGAGAACGGCCTGCCCGCCGACTTCCGCCTGGTGGGCGCCACCACGCGCCTTCCGGAGGAGATCCCCCAGGCCATCCGCTCGCGCTGCGTGGAGGTCTTCTTCCGTCCGCTGACCCGCGAGGAGGTGGCCACCATCGCGCGCAACGCGGCGGCCCGCCTGGGCATGCCGCTGGCGGAGGGCGGCGAGGAGCTGGTGGCGCGCTACGCCAGCAACGGGCGCGACGCCGTCAACCTCGTCCAGGTGGCGGCCGGCCTGGTGGAGAGCGAGCGCCGCGGGCGCATCGAGCGGCGCGACCTGGAGTGGGTGGTGCGTACCGGCCAGTATACGCCCCGCCTGGAGCCGACCGTGGCGCCCGAGCCGCAGGTGGGCGTGGTCAACGGGCTGGCGGTGGTCGGGCCCAACGTGGGCGCCCTCCTGGAGATCGAGGCCAGCGCGCGGCCGGCGCCGCTGGGCGCAGGCGGCCTCCAGGTGACCGGGATCATCGACGAGGAGGAGATGGTTTCGCTGGGCGGCCGCCGCGTCCGGCGCCGCTCCATGGTCTGGGCGGCCGCCGAGAACGCCGTCACGGCGCTCCGCCGCCTGCTGGGCGAGGAAGTGGACCGGCACCGCATCCACGTCAACTTCCCCGGCGGCGTGCCGGTGGACGGCCCCTCGGCGGGCGCGGCCATCGCCGTCGCCGTCTACTCGGCGCTGATGGGCCTGCCCGTGGACAACCGGGTGGCCATCACCGGCGAGGTGACGGCGCGCGGCACCATCCGGCCGGTGGGCGGCGTCCCCGCCAAGGTGCTGGCCGCGGTCCGCGCGGGGGCGCGGCACATCCTGGTGCCCCGTGACAACCTGCCCGAGGTGGAGGGCGTGGAGCACCGCGAGCTGGCGGGCGCGCGGGTGCAGGGCGTGGAGCGCCTGGAGGAGGCGCTGGCCGCCGCCGTCCGCGGTGAGCCGCGCCTACTCCGCGCCGGGGTCGGGGGTCCAGGCGCGCTTCCTGGAGGCGGGCTGGGAGCGGGCCCCGGCGGGGTGGGAGGAAGCGCCGCCGGCTCGTGA
- the hflX gene encoding GTPase HflX: MVDDRPEKAEKREKVLLLGVAAERARGEASLEELAALVASAGGEVVGRALQVRDEPDPRTYAGRGKVAEAAAAAREAGAELLVCDDELTPAQARNLEEATGLAVLDRSGVILDIFARRAHTREGKLQVELAQHLYRLPRLAGRGTSLSRLGGGIGTRGPGETKLEADRRAVRERVAHLRRELAEVRRQREQQRSLRRRAALPVAVLVGYTNAGKSTLRAALLARFAAGQPAEAEPAGNPRLFDTLDPTTRRLKLPGGQEILLTDTVGFVRKLPHTLVAAFRATLEEVAAADLIVHVLDAADPAREEQMEAVRAVLAEIGALERPSLLVANKVDLLADPYALVVPPGALPVSARTGEGVEQLAAAMERALSESRVRARFVVPYNRGELLALLHSRGKVLEERYTAEGTELEIEMEDWLAGRIAAALVPAPLRGGRR, from the coding sequence ATGGTCGACGATCGGCCGGAGAAGGCGGAGAAGCGCGAGAAGGTCTTACTCCTCGGAGTGGCCGCCGAGCGCGCCCGGGGCGAGGCCTCGCTGGAGGAGCTGGCGGCGCTGGTGGCCAGCGCCGGTGGCGAAGTGGTGGGGCGCGCGTTGCAGGTGCGCGACGAGCCCGACCCGCGCACCTACGCGGGCCGGGGCAAGGTGGCGGAGGCGGCCGCCGCCGCCCGGGAGGCGGGTGCCGAGCTGCTGGTCTGCGACGACGAGCTGACGCCCGCCCAGGCGCGCAACCTGGAGGAAGCCACCGGCCTGGCGGTGCTCGACCGCTCGGGCGTCATCCTGGACATCTTCGCCCGCCGTGCCCACACCCGCGAGGGGAAGCTCCAGGTGGAGCTGGCCCAGCACCTCTACCGGCTGCCCCGGCTGGCGGGGCGGGGCACCTCGCTCTCGCGCCTGGGCGGCGGCATCGGCACGCGGGGCCCGGGCGAGACCAAGCTGGAGGCCGACCGCCGCGCCGTCCGCGAGCGGGTCGCGCACCTCCGGCGCGAGCTGGCCGAGGTGCGCCGCCAGCGCGAGCAGCAGCGCTCGCTGCGGCGGCGGGCGGCGCTTCCCGTGGCGGTGCTGGTGGGCTACACCAACGCCGGCAAGTCGACGCTGCGGGCGGCGCTGCTGGCCCGCTTCGCCGCCGGCCAGCCGGCCGAGGCCGAGCCCGCCGGCAACCCGCGCCTTTTCGACACGCTCGACCCGACCACGCGCCGCCTCAAGCTGCCCGGCGGCCAGGAGATCCTCCTCACCGACACGGTGGGCTTTGTGCGCAAGTTGCCGCACACGCTGGTGGCCGCCTTCCGGGCGACGCTGGAGGAGGTGGCGGCCGCCGACCTGATCGTGCACGTGCTGGACGCCGCCGACCCGGCCCGCGAGGAGCAGATGGAGGCGGTCCGCGCCGTGCTGGCCGAGATCGGCGCCCTGGAGCGGCCCTCGCTCCTGGTGGCCAACAAGGTCGACCTGCTGGCGGATCCTTACGCGCTGGTGGTTCCGCCGGGGGCGCTGCCGGTCTCGGCGCGGACCGGTGAGGGCGTCGAGCAGCTGGCCGCGGCCATGGAGCGTGCGCTCTCCGAGAGCCGCGTGCGCGCCCGCTTCGTCGTCCCCTACAACCGGGGCGAGCTGCTGGCGCTGCTGCACAGCCGCGGGAAGGTGCTGGAAGAGCGTTATACCGCGGAGGGAACGGAGCTGGAGATCGAGATGGAGGACTGGCTGGCGGGGCGGATCGCCGCCGCCCTGGTACCGGCGCCGCTCAGGGGTGGGCGGCGCTGA
- a CDS encoding TetR/AcrR family transcriptional regulator has translation MRDRLLRAAEQVLAERGYHGARVEDVVRRAGASKGAFYHYFTSKEELLLELIDRLGGLLAQAMERALAERRGAAARVEAALAAVLGTLAEHRDLAWIVLVEAPVGGEAPRRRQQAVKERLIARIRAGLDELAGEGRLAVRETETVATALLGMLEALAVRWLMGGRPADLQASLGELAPFALRGIGLLPAPAREPAADGDGRLRGRGGA, from the coding sequence ATGCGCGACCGGCTTCTCCGCGCGGCCGAGCAGGTGCTGGCGGAACGCGGCTACCACGGCGCCCGGGTGGAGGATGTGGTCCGCCGGGCGGGCGCCTCCAAAGGCGCTTTCTATCACTACTTCACCTCCAAGGAGGAGCTGCTCCTCGAACTGATCGACCGCCTCGGCGGCCTCCTGGCGCAGGCCATGGAACGGGCGTTGGCGGAGCGGCGCGGAGCGGCCGCCCGGGTCGAGGCGGCGTTGGCCGCGGTGCTGGGCACCCTGGCCGAGCACCGGGACCTGGCCTGGATCGTCCTGGTCGAGGCACCGGTGGGCGGCGAGGCACCCCGCCGGCGGCAGCAGGCGGTCAAGGAGCGGCTCATCGCCCGGATCCGTGCCGGTCTCGACGAGCTGGCCGGCGAGGGGCGGCTGGCCGTGCGGGAGACGGAGACGGTGGCCACCGCGCTCCTGGGGATGCTGGAGGCGCTGGCCGTGCGCTGGCTGATGGGCGGCCGGCCGGCCGATCTTCAGGCCTCCCTGGGGGAGCTGGCCCCCTTCGCCCTGCGCGGGATCGGCCTGCTTCCCGCCCCGGCGCGCGAGCCGGCGGCGGACGGGGACGGGAGGCTGCGGGGGCGCGGGGGAGCATGA
- the proC gene encoding pyrroline-5-carboxylate reductase, with translation MTGEPEEEAVGRTTPGLESIRLGLVGAGEMAEALLAGLVGGGRLRPERILVNNRSNRARLEHLAAHWGVRATREKAALAEADLLVLAVKPADAAEALAQLRPHVREGAALVSVVAGLPTEAILARLGRELPVVRAMPNTPSRVGEGATALAAGRLAGPRELALARQLFAGVGRVVEVGEEALDAVTGLSGSGPAYVFLLLEALIAAGVKEGLEYGVARELALQTVFGAAKMALERGEDPARLREEVTSPNGTTMAGLAALEQRGFRQALEAAVGRAAARARELGLLYS, from the coding sequence ATGACGGGGGAGCCCGAGGAGGAGGCGGTCGGGCGGACGACGCCCGGCCTGGAGTCCATCCGCCTCGGCCTGGTGGGAGCCGGCGAGATGGCGGAGGCGCTCCTGGCGGGACTGGTGGGCGGCGGGCGCCTGCGGCCCGAGCGCATCCTGGTGAACAACCGCTCGAACCGCGCCCGGCTGGAGCATCTGGCTGCGCACTGGGGGGTGAGGGCGACGCGGGAGAAGGCCGCCCTGGCCGAGGCGGACCTCTTGGTGCTGGCGGTCAAGCCGGCCGACGCGGCCGAGGCTCTGGCCCAGCTGCGGCCCCACGTGCGCGAGGGCGCCGCCCTGGTCAGCGTGGTGGCCGGCCTGCCCACAGAGGCCATCCTGGCCCGCCTGGGGCGCGAGCTGCCCGTGGTGCGCGCCATGCCCAACACCCCCAGCCGGGTGGGCGAGGGGGCGACCGCGCTGGCCGCGGGGCGGCTGGCCGGGCCGCGCGAGCTGGCGCTGGCCCGGCAGCTCTTCGCCGGTGTGGGCCGGGTGGTGGAGGTGGGGGAGGAGGCGCTGGACGCCGTCACCGGCCTGTCGGGAAGCGGCCCGGCGTACGTCTTCCTCCTCCTCGAGGCGCTGATCGCCGCCGGCGTCAAGGAAGGGCTGGAGTACGGCGTGGCCCGGGAGCTGGCGCTGCAGACGGTCTTCGGCGCGGCCAAGATGGCGCTGGAGCGGGGCGAGGATCCGGCCCGGCTGCGCGAGGAGGTCACCTCGCCCAACGGGACGACCATGGCGGGGCTGGCCGCCCTGGAACAGCGGGGCTTCCGCCAGGCGCTGGAGGCGGCGGTGGGGCGGGCGGCGGCCCGCGCCCGCGAACTGGGGCTGCTCTACTCTTGA
- a CDS encoding valine--tRNA ligase, translating into MEERRKGLAAEEVAEELPKAWNPAEGEPEAARIWEEAGLYRAPEGGRSRTGERFSIVMPPPNVTGNLHMGHAMDNTLQDILVRWHRMRGDATLWQPGTDHAGIATQHVVEVRLAEEGLDRRSLGREAFVERVWRWKDEYEANILRQLRRMGASPDWSRLRFTMDEGLSRAVREVFVRLWERGLIYRGDYIIQWCPDCGTALADIEVEHEPAEGRLYRVRYPLLDGEGRESGEALEVATARPETMFGDVAVAVHPGDGRYRHLVGRALRHPLVDRKLPVIADEAVDPDFGTGALKVTPAHDPDDFEIGRRHGLEPVQVIDEEGRLTAEAGRFAGMERFAAREAVVEELRRRGFLAGEERYEQAVGRCYRCGTVVEPLVSRQWFVRVGPLADKARRAVERGEVRFVPERFTRIFFNWLDGLHDWCISRQIWWGHRIPAWTCAHCGQLTVAREAPERCPRCGSTELEQDPDVLDTWFSSALWPFTTLGWPERTRELELYYPTSVLVTGYDILFFWVARMLFMGLEFMGQVPFRTVVLHGLIRDEQGRKMSKSRGNGVDPLEVADVYGADALRWSLVVGVSPGNDQRFLREKVEGARNFANKVWNVARFARLNLGDLKAGFDADGLPLLPEEGLRLEDRWILSRLGAVTEAVDRRLGQFEFGEAARELYDFLWGEVCDWYVEAIKPRLRPEAGDEAAEADRGVAQRVLLGLLDRSLRLLHPFMPFVSEVIWQHLPHRGPALMGAAWPAAEERRDAAAEEAMGRLMAAVRAMRNLRSELRLAPSARPRFLVRGEGAGLLLDEARMVRTLAGLGGLEPVQPGAEPEPGSFLADVAGGAELILPLEGLGDREELRARFARELERLEEELGRERARLASDGFVRKAPPEVVERSRRAVEEKEAAAALLRLRLRQLGAL; encoded by the coding sequence ATGGAGGAGAGACGGAAAGGCCTGGCCGCCGAAGAGGTGGCGGAGGAGCTGCCGAAGGCGTGGAACCCGGCCGAGGGCGAGCCCGAGGCCGCCCGCATCTGGGAGGAGGCCGGCCTCTACCGGGCGCCCGAGGGGGGGCGGAGCCGGACGGGCGAGCGCTTCTCGATCGTCATGCCGCCGCCCAACGTGACCGGCAACCTGCACATGGGCCACGCCATGGACAACACGCTCCAGGACATCCTCGTCCGCTGGCACCGGATGCGCGGCGACGCCACCCTCTGGCAGCCGGGCACCGACCACGCCGGCATCGCCACCCAGCACGTGGTGGAGGTGCGCCTGGCGGAGGAGGGGCTCGACCGGCGCAGCCTGGGACGCGAGGCCTTCGTGGAGCGGGTCTGGCGCTGGAAGGACGAGTACGAGGCGAACATCCTCCGCCAGCTGCGGCGGATGGGCGCCTCGCCCGACTGGAGCCGCCTCCGCTTCACCATGGACGAGGGGCTCTCCCGCGCCGTGCGCGAGGTCTTCGTGCGCCTCTGGGAGCGGGGCCTGATCTACCGCGGCGACTACATCATCCAGTGGTGCCCCGACTGTGGCACCGCCCTGGCGGACATCGAGGTGGAGCACGAGCCGGCGGAGGGCCGCCTCTACCGTGTCCGCTACCCCTTGCTGGACGGGGAGGGGCGCGAGAGCGGCGAGGCGCTGGAGGTGGCCACGGCCCGCCCGGAGACCATGTTCGGCGACGTGGCGGTGGCCGTCCATCCCGGCGACGGGCGCTACCGCCACCTGGTGGGCCGCGCCCTGCGCCACCCGCTCGTGGACCGGAAGCTTCCCGTGATCGCCGACGAGGCGGTCGACCCGGACTTCGGTACCGGGGCCCTGAAGGTGACGCCGGCGCACGACCCCGACGACTTCGAGATCGGCCGGCGCCACGGCCTGGAGCCGGTCCAGGTGATCGACGAGGAAGGCCGGCTGACCGCCGAGGCCGGGCGCTTCGCGGGGATGGAGCGCTTCGCGGCGCGCGAGGCGGTGGTGGAAGAGCTGCGCCGGCGGGGCTTCCTGGCGGGGGAGGAGCGCTACGAGCAGGCGGTCGGCCGCTGCTACCGCTGCGGTACGGTGGTGGAGCCGCTCGTCTCGCGCCAGTGGTTCGTCCGCGTGGGGCCCCTGGCCGACAAGGCACGGCGGGCGGTGGAGCGCGGCGAGGTGCGCTTCGTGCCCGAGCGCTTCACGCGGATCTTCTTCAACTGGCTTGACGGCCTCCACGACTGGTGCATCTCGCGCCAGATCTGGTGGGGGCACCGCATCCCGGCCTGGACCTGCGCGCACTGCGGTCAGCTGACGGTGGCGCGCGAGGCGCCGGAGCGCTGCCCGCGCTGCGGCTCGACGGAGCTGGAGCAGGACCCCGACGTCCTCGACACCTGGTTCAGCTCGGCGCTCTGGCCCTTCACGACGCTGGGCTGGCCCGAGCGGACGCGGGAGCTGGAGCTCTACTACCCGACCTCGGTGCTGGTCACCGGCTATGACATCCTTTTCTTCTGGGTCGCGCGAATGCTCTTCATGGGGCTCGAGTTCATGGGCCAGGTGCCCTTCCGGACGGTGGTGCTGCACGGGCTGATCCGCGACGAGCAGGGGCGGAAGATGTCCAAGTCGCGCGGAAACGGGGTCGACCCGCTGGAGGTGGCCGACGTCTACGGCGCCGACGCGCTCCGCTGGAGCCTGGTGGTGGGTGTCTCGCCCGGCAACGACCAGCGCTTCCTGCGCGAGAAGGTGGAGGGCGCCCGCAACTTCGCCAACAAGGTCTGGAACGTGGCGCGCTTTGCGCGCCTCAACCTGGGCGACCTGAAGGCGGGCTTCGATGCGGACGGCCTGCCGCTCCTGCCCGAGGAAGGGCTGCGCCTGGAAGACCGCTGGATCCTCTCGCGCCTGGGGGCGGTGACGGAGGCGGTCGACCGGCGGCTCGGCCAGTTCGAGTTCGGCGAGGCGGCGCGGGAGCTGTACGACTTCCTCTGGGGCGAGGTCTGCGACTGGTATGTGGAGGCCATCAAGCCGCGCCTGCGGCCGGAGGCCGGCGACGAGGCGGCGGAAGCCGACCGGGGCGTGGCGCAACGGGTCCTCCTGGGCCTGCTCGACCGCTCGCTGCGGCTCCTCCATCCCTTCATGCCCTTCGTCAGCGAGGTGATCTGGCAGCACCTGCCCCACCGGGGCCCCGCCCTGATGGGCGCCGCCTGGCCGGCGGCCGAGGAGCGGCGGGACGCCGCGGCCGAGGAAGCCATGGGGCGGCTCATGGCCGCCGTCCGCGCCATGCGCAACCTGCGCAGCGAACTGCGCCTGGCGCCCTCCGCGCGTCCGCGCTTCCTGGTCCGCGGCGAGGGGGCCGGGCTGCTCCTGGACGAGGCGCGCATGGTCCGCACGCTGGCCGGCCTGGGCGGCCTGGAGCCGGTGCAGCCGGGCGCCGAGCCCGAGCCCGGCAGCTTCCTGGCCGACGTGGCCGGGGGGGCGGAGCTGATCCTGCCGCTGGAGGGCCTGGGCGACCGCGAGGAGCTGCGCGCCCGCTTCGCCCGCGAGCTCGAGCGCCTGGAAGAGGAGCTGGGGCGCGAGCGCGCCCGGCTGGCCAGCGACGGCTTCGTGCGCAAGGCGCCGCCCGAGGTGGTGGAGAGGAGCCGGCGGGCGGTGGAGGAGAAGGAGGCGGCCGCCGCGCTCCTCCGCCTTCGCCTCCGCCAGCTGGGCGCCCTCTAG
- the menA gene encoding 1,4-dihydroxy-2-naphthoate octaprenyltransferase, with translation MRGSLRDWWEIARPFSWTASVVPVLVGAAVAADLGFFRLPELLLTLVGAVLLQIGTNIVNEVVDVERGVDTAETAGASRVVLEGRLPARTAFRAGVASLVAALVIGLWLAVRSTLWVLGLGALGALAGYLYTAGPKGYKYLALGVPLVFLLMGPLEVLASFMVQSGRFDLLPVWTSLPVGFLVAAILHGNDMRDLALDRRAGIATLAGLVGLPTSAWIYRFLLAGAYGVVLLLAALQALPWTALLVLLSLPAAAEPWRHVTRGLADERELLPVEPLSARLHMVFGLLLALGTGLPALLGGVGL, from the coding sequence ATGAGAGGCAGCTTGCGCGACTGGTGGGAGATCGCCCGCCCCTTCAGCTGGACGGCCTCGGTAGTGCCGGTGCTGGTCGGGGCGGCGGTGGCGGCCGACCTGGGCTTCTTCCGGCTCCCCGAGCTTCTGCTCACGCTGGTGGGCGCGGTGCTGCTCCAGATCGGCACCAACATCGTCAACGAAGTGGTGGACGTGGAGCGCGGCGTCGACACCGCGGAGACGGCCGGGGCCAGCCGCGTGGTCCTGGAGGGGCGGCTGCCCGCGCGGACCGCCTTCCGCGCCGGCGTGGCCAGCCTGGTGGCTGCGTTGGTCATCGGCCTCTGGCTGGCCGTCCGCTCCACGCTCTGGGTGCTTGGGCTGGGGGCTCTGGGGGCGCTGGCGGGCTACCTGTACACGGCCGGGCCCAAGGGGTACAAGTACCTGGCGCTGGGTGTGCCGCTGGTCTTTCTGCTGATGGGGCCGCTGGAGGTGCTCGCCTCGTTCATGGTCCAGTCGGGGCGCTTCGACCTCCTCCCGGTCTGGACGTCGCTGCCGGTCGGCTTCCTGGTGGCGGCCATCCTGCACGGGAACGACATGCGCGACCTGGCCCTCGACCGCCGTGCCGGCATCGCCACCCTGGCCGGCCTGGTGGGCCTGCCAACCTCGGCCTGGATCTACCGGTTCCTGCTTGCGGGCGCCTACGGGGTGGTCCTGCTCCTGGCCGCCCTGCAGGCGCTACCCTGGACCGCGCTTCTCGTCCTCCTCAGCCTGCCGGCGGCGGCGGAACCCTGGCGGCACGTGACGCGGGGGCTGGCCGACGAGCGGGAGCTCCTGCCCGTGGAGCCGCTCAGCGCCCGGCTGCACATGGTCTTCGGGCTGCTCCTGGCGCTGGGCACGGGACTTCCCGCCCTCCTGGGGGGGGTCGGCCTGTGA
- a CDS encoding DMT family transporter, producing the protein MRPPAARQALLADLALAGVTLIWGATFVVIKAALATVTPFAFLAARFLLAAAVLLLLARRGLGRLGRREWTGSLLAGLFLFAGYAAQTIGLQQASPAKAGFLTGLSVVLVPLLAPLAGGRPRPATWLGVALATAGLLVLTLPPGASWNELGRLQAADLWLLACAFAFALQILSVGRLASSVPAEALTAVQMLAVALLSLAAWAFLEAPRHPLAATWPALVRATPALLMTGLLASALAYWVQSRAQAFTTPTHAALLFTLEPVWSYLFAVLWAGERLAARPGAGGLLILAGMLWTEWSGSRAGGASSHPAGARSQPASRKRAWTPDPGAE; encoded by the coding sequence GTGCGCCCGCCCGCCGCACGGCAGGCGCTCCTGGCCGACTTGGCGCTGGCCGGGGTGACGCTGATCTGGGGCGCCACCTTCGTGGTCATCAAGGCGGCGCTGGCCACGGTGACGCCCTTCGCCTTCCTGGCGGCGCGCTTCCTCTTGGCGGCGGCGGTCCTGCTCCTGCTCGCCCGCCGCGGTCTCGGCCGGCTCGGCCGCCGGGAGTGGACGGGGAGTCTTCTGGCCGGTCTCTTTCTCTTCGCGGGCTACGCCGCGCAGACCATCGGTCTCCAGCAGGCCTCCCCGGCCAAGGCGGGCTTCCTGACCGGGCTCTCGGTGGTGCTGGTGCCCCTGCTCGCCCCCCTGGCAGGGGGGCGGCCGCGGCCGGCCACCTGGCTGGGCGTGGCGCTGGCCACCGCGGGACTGCTGGTGCTGACGCTCCCTCCCGGCGCCTCCTGGAACGAGCTGGGGCGCCTCCAGGCGGCCGATCTCTGGCTCCTGGCCTGCGCCTTCGCCTTCGCCCTGCAGATCCTCTCCGTGGGGCGGCTGGCCTCCTCCGTCCCGGCCGAGGCGCTGACCGCCGTGCAGATGCTGGCCGTCGCCCTGCTCTCACTGGCCGCCTGGGCGTTCCTGGAGGCGCCGCGCCATCCCCTGGCCGCCACCTGGCCGGCGCTCGTCCGGGCGACCCCCGCGTTGCTCATGACCGGCCTTCTGGCCAGCGCCCTGGCCTACTGGGTGCAGAGCCGGGCGCAGGCCTTCACCACGCCCACCCACGCGGCGCTCCTCTTCACCCTGGAGCCGGTCTGGAGCTACCTCTTCGCCGTCCTCTGGGCCGGCGAGCGCCTCGCGGCCCGTCCCGGCGCCGGCGGCCTCCTCATCCTGGCCGGCATGCTCTGGACGGAGTGGAGCGGCTCACGAGCCGGCGGCGCTTCCTCCCACCCCGCCGGGGCCCGCTCCCAGCCCGCCTCCAGGAAGCGCGCCTGGACCCCCGACCCCGGCGCGGAGTAG
- a CDS encoding CPBP family intramembrane metalloprotease: protein MRWPAAGAGDRRSGAATDGSFAWKLAASWLFAALLWAVMFVWRPLNFWLLMSLTQGALIAISLAFAGNPFEHRRPTAGDAVLGAGSAALLYALFALGNLLSRRLLPGAGLQIGAIYAIRHGTPVGLVALLLLLLIGPGEEIFWRGWVQRQLEARLGENRAMLLTVVLYTGIHLSTGNPMLILAALAAGLVWSLMYRLFHRLWPNLISHALWDMAAMALFPFR from the coding sequence GTGAGATGGCCCGCAGCGGGCGCGGGCGACCGGCGGTCCGGCGCCGCCACGGACGGCTCCTTCGCCTGGAAGCTGGCGGCCAGCTGGCTCTTCGCCGCCCTGCTCTGGGCGGTCATGTTCGTCTGGCGGCCGCTCAACTTCTGGCTGCTGATGAGCCTCACCCAGGGGGCGCTGATCGCCATCTCGCTGGCCTTCGCGGGCAACCCCTTCGAGCACCGGCGTCCGACGGCGGGCGATGCGGTCCTGGGCGCGGGATCGGCGGCGCTGCTCTACGCCCTCTTCGCCCTGGGCAACCTCCTCTCGCGACGCCTGCTGCCGGGGGCCGGGCTCCAGATCGGCGCCATCTACGCCATCCGCCACGGCACCCCGGTGGGCTTGGTGGCGCTCCTGCTCCTCCTCCTCATCGGTCCGGGGGAGGAGATCTTCTGGCGGGGCTGGGTGCAGCGCCAGCTGGAGGCGCGCCTGGGCGAGAACCGGGCGATGCTCCTGACCGTCGTGCTCTACACGGGCATCCACCTGTCGACGGGCAACCCGATGCTCATCCTGGCCGCCTTGGCGGCGGGACTGGTCTGGTCGCTCATGTACCGCCTCTTCCACCGGCTCTGGCCCAACCTGATCTCGCACGCGCTCTGGGACATGGCGGCCATGGCGCTCTTCCCGTTCCGCTGA
- a CDS encoding GNAT family N-acetyltransferase, whose translation MSQPLPDRGPAPVTIRPRRPGEEALIARWQADPAVEYWLGHPRRGRYDLMERLPHRVWMIERSGEPIGYLGLYDLDEDDRSAEMQICIGRTDLWGRGIGREAIRQMLEQVSADPSVRRIHLRVFADNERAIRCYRAVGFRLEGILSARSSAEGRAVLLMARALEGPVDTAGEAALNGSG comes from the coding sequence TTGTCCCAACCGCTTCCCGACCGCGGACCGGCGCCGGTGACGATCCGCCCCCGGCGTCCCGGGGAGGAGGCTCTCATCGCCCGCTGGCAGGCGGACCCGGCCGTCGAGTACTGGCTCGGCCACCCCCGGCGGGGCCGCTACGACCTGATGGAGCGACTCCCGCACCGCGTCTGGATGATCGAACGGTCGGGAGAGCCCATCGGCTACCTTGGATTATATGACCTGGACGAGGACGACCGGTCGGCGGAGATGCAGATCTGCATCGGCCGCACCGACCTCTGGGGGCGGGGCATCGGCCGCGAGGCCATCCGCCAGATGCTGGAGCAAGTCTCCGCGGACCCCTCCGTCCGCCGCATCCACCTGCGGGTCTTCGCCGACAACGAGCGGGCCATCCGCTGCTACCGGGCGGTCGGCTTCCGCCTGGAGGGGATCCTCTCCGCCCGCTCCTCCGCGGAGGGCCGCGCCGTCCTGCTGATGGCGCGCGCTTTGGAGGGGCCGGTTGACACGGCCGGCGAGGCTGCGTTGAATGGGAGCGGATAA